The region GAGGTTGTTCTAAGTCTAAAAGTAATTTCTTAAGCTCAGAAATGGAGTTTAATTCTGCAGTTAGTTTAGACACTAATAAAAAGGTTGCATAAGCATCCATTCCGCAATAATTAGCTACGGTATTAATATCTAAATAAGCAATATTTTTGCCTTTAGGAATTCCTAATTCATTATAATTGTGAGAGGTTATTCCTGATAAATATTGTTGACATAAATCACTTAGTTTATGACTTTTTTCGGGATGGAGTAAATAACTAGCCAACATGGTATCAAAAACAACTCCATCTAAATTGATTCCTTGATGACGTAAAATTAGACGATCAAATTTTGTATTTTGGAATGTTTTCGGATATTGATTACTTTCTAAAATGGGACGCAATGTATCTAAAACTAGCTCTTTTTGTAATTGCTTTCCTTGTTTATGTCCGATAGGAATATAAGCAATATCTGTCGGTTTATTCCCCCAACAACACCCAATACCAACTAATTCTGCATTCTTGGGATCTAATGCAGTTGTCTCTGTATCCCAAGCGACAGGATTTTCATGGTCAGTATAATTTTTAAGCTGATTAACTAATTTGTCTAAATCGCTTATTGTCAGAATAACTTGAGGATTTATTAAGGAGTTATTAGCAAATTGATTAACTTCTGCTATCGACTCTAATATAAGAGGTTGAGTGTGAAATATAGAGAGTTGCTGTGGTTCGTTAATAACAACATTTTGGGTATTGATTTGAGGTTCAATTTTAACCTCTCCTCCAAATTGCTGTTGTAATTGATTAATCTGTTTTAAGAATTTTTTGAGTTCTAATTTTTCTAATAAAGGTTGTAAATAATTAATATCAAATCCTTGTAATTTACAGTCTTTTATGTTAACTTCAAGAGGAATATCAACTACAATTTTAGCTAGATATCGAGAATGATTTGCTTCTTCTTTTCCTTCGGCTAATTTGTTTTGAATTGCGCCTTTAATCTCATTAAGATTTAGATAAATTTCTTCGATAGTTCCATATTGGGTTAATAGCTTAACTGCGGTCTTATCCCCAATTCCTCGGACTCCTGGAATATTATCAGATGTATCCCCACAAAGACCTTTATAATCAATTACTTGAGTTGGTTTAATACCTAATTTTTTTTGAACCTCTTCCTCTTTAAATTCCGTATAACCTTCTCCTGATGTTCCTTTAATTGCATTTCTGTCTAAATATAAAACACTAATATTTTTTTCATCATCAACTAATTGAAATAAATCTCGATCGCCACTGACAATTTTAACTTGGTATCCTGTCTCACTTCCTTGTTTTGCTAAAGTTCCTAAAAGGTCATCTGCTTCATATCCTGGATAAGTAACAATAGTTAAATTTAAAGCGGCCAATAAGTCTTGTAAATTATTTAAATCTGGTATAAAATCTTCTGGTGTTTCTTGACGATCTGCCTTATAATTAATATCAGCTTCATGACGAAAAGTCGGTTCTGCTCTATCAAAGGCAATAGCAAAATACTGAGGTTGTTGGGACTCAATTATCTGCAGAATAGAGTTAAGAAAGCCAAAACAAATACTGGTAGGAATTCCGGTTGAAGTACGTAATGGGCCTTTTTTAGCTTTTCCGAAAGCGTAATAAGCTCGAAATGCTAAAGAATGACCATCAATTAGGATGAAAAGTGGGGTAGACGACATGATTAAACTTGAACTAAATTAACAATTTCATTAATTCTATTATAGCAATTAATGA is a window of Aphanothece sacrum FPU1 DNA encoding:
- the polA gene encoding DNA polymerase I, with the translated sequence MSSTPLFILIDGHSLAFRAYYAFGKAKKGPLRTSTGIPTSICFGFLNSILQIIESQQPQYFAIAFDRAEPTFRHEADINYKADRQETPEDFIPDLNNLQDLLAALNLTIVTYPGYEADDLLGTLAKQGSETGYQVKIVSGDRDLFQLVDDEKNISVLYLDRNAIKGTSGEGYTEFKEEEVQKKLGIKPTQVIDYKGLCGDTSDNIPGVRGIGDKTAVKLLTQYGTIEEIYLNLNEIKGAIQNKLAEGKEEANHSRYLAKIVVDIPLEVNIKDCKLQGFDINYLQPLLEKLELKKFLKQINQLQQQFGGEVKIEPQINTQNVVINEPQQLSIFHTQPLILESIAEVNQFANNSLINPQVILTISDLDKLVNQLKNYTDHENPVAWDTETTALDPKNAELVGIGCCWGNKPTDIAYIPIGHKQGKQLQKELVLDTLRPILESNQYPKTFQNTKFDRLILRHQGINLDGVVFDTMLASYLLHPEKSHKLSDLCQQYLSGITSHNYNELGIPKGKNIAYLDINTVANYCGMDAYATFLLVSKLTAELNSISELKKLLLDLEQPLEPVLAEMENQGIIIDTDYLQELSQKLEQDLHLLEQQAYQEAGQIFNLGSPKQLGEILFEKLELNLKKSRKTKTGYSTDHATLEKLQGDHPIIDHILEYRTLSKLKSTYVDALPELVHPKTQRIHTHFNQSVTATGRLSSSDPNLQNIPIRTEFSRKIRKAFVPQQGWLLVSADYSQIELRILAHLSQEPVLLDAYRNSQDVHSVTAKLLFDKEIITPQERNLGKTINFGVIYGMGAQRFAREAGVSVSEAKEFINKYRQRYAQVFEYLEGTKKEAIANGFVTTILGRRRYFQFSTGSLNQLKATDPNTINLEQLNLNYLDAQLLRAAANAPIQGSSADIIKIAMVKMQKILQDYQGRLLLQVHDELVFEIPPNEWKILQEKIKETMENAVSLRVPLVVEIHSGQNWMEAK